One window from the genome of Palaemon carinicauda isolate YSFRI2023 chromosome 24, ASM3689809v2, whole genome shotgun sequence encodes:
- the LOC137618028 gene encoding uncharacterized protein has translation MKCSNNKEESGVIESIYNLEVFLEDHPGYNFLPHKPVFKTDRPTTKCHILHVVVAGGVAAGGVEAVDVAAGDIAAAGVVSGNVAAAGSVATAGVEAVDVAAGDIAAAGVVSGNVVAAGVEAGGVAAGSVATAGVEAGDVAAGDIAAAGVVSGNVVVAGVVSGNVVTGGVVTGGVVTGGVVTGGVVTGGVEAGGVVTGGVEAGGVVTGGVAGGVVTGGVEAGGVVTGVVVTGGVEAGGVEAGGVEAALDMPQDLQ, from the exons ATGAAGTGTTCAAACAACAAAGAGGAAAGCGGTGTTATTGAGAGCATTTATAATTTAGAAGTGTTTTTAGAAGATCATCCAGGTTATAACTTTCTTCCACATAAGCCTGTATTCAAAACTGACAGACCAACTACAAAATGCC ATATACTGCATGTGGTTGTGGCTGGTGGTGTTGCGGCTGGTGGTGTAGAAGCTGTTGATGTTGCGGCTGGTGATATTGCGGCTGCTGGAGTAGTGTCTGGTAATGTTGCGGCTGCTGGTAGTGTTGCAACTGCTGGTGTAGAAGCTGTTGATGTTGCAGCTGGTGATATTGCGGCTGCTGGAGTAGTGTCTGGTAATGTTGtggctgctggtgtagaggctggtggtgttgcGGCTGGTAGTGTTGCAACTGCTGGTGTAGAAGCTGGTGATGTTGCGGCTGGTGATATTGCGGCTGCTGGAGTAGTGTCTGGTAATGTTGTGGTTGCTGGTGTAGTGTCTGGTAATGTTGTGACTGGTGGTGTTGTGACTGGTGGTGTTGTGACTGGTGGTGTTGTGACTGGTGGTGTTGTGACtggtggtgtagaggctggtggtgttgtgactggtggtgtagaggctggtggtgttgtgactggtggtgtt gctggtggtgttgtgactggtggtgtagaggctggtggtgttgtgactgGTGTTGTTGTGACtggtggtgtagaggctggtggtgtagaggctggtggtgtaGAGGCTGCCTTAGATATGCCTCAAGATCTCCAATAG